The Microbaculum marinisediminis genome includes the window CGAGGGCGGGCGGATCGCGGCGCGCGGCCGGATCGACGAAGACGCCCTCGCAGCGCTTCTGTCCGGACTCTATTTTTCAAGAAGGCCGCCGAAATCTCTGGATAGAAACGAGTTTTCCGCTTCTTCTCTGGAAGGCCTGTCGCTCGAGGACGGCGCCGCGACGCTTGCCGCCTTCACAGCGGCATCCGTGGCGCTGGCGCGGGACTGGTTCCCGGAGCCGGCACGCCAGTGGATCGTGGTCGGTGGTGGCGCCAACAACCCGACGCTCATGGCGATGCTGCGCGACCGGCTCGATGCCCCGGTCGTGACTGGCGCCGAGATCGGCTGGTCGGGCGATCACGTCGAGGCGCAGGCTTTTGCCTATCTGGCGGCCCGCTCGTTGCGCGGATTGCCGCTCACCTTCCCGACGAGCACCGGCGTGCCCGAGCCGATGACCGGCGGCGTATTGGCGAAGGCGCGGTAAGGGACGCGGGGAAATACTCCCTGCGGTCGTAAGTGCCTCAGGGCCGCACGACGATCTTGCCGATCTTCGCCGCTTCCATCGCCTCGTGCGCCGTGACGATGTCGTCGAGGCCGAACTCCGGTCCCAGGTGATGCACGAGCGTGCCGGCCGCGAGCCTGGCGTTGATCTCGTCGACGGCTTCCTGCCGCTCCGCCTCGTCGAGTTCATAGACGAGGAAGAACTGCAGCCGGATCGTGTTCACCAGGCAGAAGGCTGCGGGAATGGTCGCGTCCGGACCGGTGCCGTAGATCACCACCTGTCCCTTCGGCTTGATAGCCTTTGGGATCAGCCCGGCATTGGCGGTCAGGTCCATCTCGATGATGCTGTCGACGCCCATCTGCATCGTCAGGTCCATCACGCGTGTCCCGACGTCTTCGCGCGTGTAATCGATCGTCTCGTCGGCGCCGGCCTCTTTCGCCATCGCCGCCTTCTGCGCCGACGAGACCGTCGTCAGCACCCGCGCGCCGCGCGCCTTGGCGAACTGGATCACGTAGTTCGCGACCGCACCGGCGCCACCGGAAACCAGGATCGTGGTTTGCGGCGAGGCGCTGGCCAGCGAGATGGCGTGAACCGCCGTCATCGCCGGAATGCCGAGGCAGGCGCCGACCTCGAAGCCCGTATCGTCCGGCAGCCGAACCGCCATGACTTCCGGCAGAACGATGTATTCGGCCGCGGTGCCGAACGGCCGTTTCCACTGGCCGTTCCAGATCCAGACGCGCTCGCCAAGCCGCGACGGCGACACACCGTCGCCGACCATGTCGATCGTTCCGGCGCCGTCGGAATGCGGGATGACTCGGTCAAAGGCTATCTTGCGGGCTGTGCCGGCGCGCGACTTGACGTCGGACGGATTGACCCCGGAGGCCGCGATTTTCACGCGCACCTCGCCGGGACCCGGCTCCGGCGTCTCGACCTCGCCGATCCTCAGCACATCGGCTGCGGCGCCGTTCTCCTCGTAATAGGCGGCTTTCATGGCGTTTCCCCGTTTCGCTGTTTACCCGCGCGTTTGCCGACACTTAGCAGCTCGACCCGCGAGGATGTAGGCTGCACTGGCACGACCGCCAATTGGGTGGACGACCGACCGGTGCCCGGCATTGCATGGGCGGACAAGTTCAGCGCATAACAACGCCCCATAAGGTCAGTGGCGGTCGTGGGGTGCACGAACAACGCCGCATGGCATGCCCGGTCAAAGAGAAGGGTGATGTTCCTCTCCGTATTCGAACTGTTCAAGATCGGAATAGGTCCGTCGAGCTCGCACACGGTCGGCCCGATGGTCGCGGCAGCGCGCTTCCTGTCGCTTCTGGGCAAGCGCGGTGCCGACGATGTCGCGCGGATCTCGGTCTCGCTGCACGGATCGCTTGCCTTCACCGGCAAGGGGCACGGTACCGACCGCGCCGTCGTGCTGGGCCTGATCGGGGAGAAACCGGATCGGGTCGATCCGGACGCCGTCGACGGCCTGCTCGACGAAGTGGCCCGGGCGAAGCGCATTGCCCCGCCTGGATTGCCATCGATGTCCTTCGATCCGCAGCACGACATCGTATTCGACTACGGCGATCCGCTTCCCGCCCATTCGAACGGCATGAAGGTCTTCGCCTATGCCGAGGACGGCACGGTGCTGGTCGAGGAAACCTACTATTCGATCGGTGGTGGCTTCGTGAAAACAGCGGCCGAGCTCGACGAGGTGGGCGAGGACGAAAGCCCGCTCACCCATGAGGCGAAGGTGCCGTATCCTTTCTCCACCGCCGGCGAGATGCTGGCGATGGGTCGCGACGCCGAGTTGTCGATCGCGGAGATGAAGCGCGCCAACGAACTTTCGCGTGGATCCGGCGCCGACCTCGACGCCGGCCTCGATCGCATCTGGTCGGCAATGCTCGGTTGCATGACCCGCGGCCTCGGTTCCGGCGGGCAATTGCCGGGCGGCCTGCGGGTCAAGCGTCGCGCCGCCGACATCCATGCCAAGCTGGAGGGCGAGGCGGGACATAACCGCCCCTTCGAGCACACGGTGATGGACTGGCTGTCCGTCTATGCGATGGCCGTCAACGAGGAGAATGCCGCCGGCGGCCGTGTCGTGACGGCGCCGACCAACGGCGCCGCCGGCGTCCTGCCCGCGGTGATCCGCTACTATCTCGATCATTGCCCCGAGGCGAAGGCCGAAGGCGTGCGCACCTTCCTGCTGGCCGCCGCCGCGATTGGTGGCATCATCAAGCACAACGCGTCGATTTCGGGCGCCGAGGTCGGCTGCCAGGGCGAGGTCGGCTCGGCTTCGGCCATGGCCGCGGCGGGGCTGGCGGCGGCCCTTGGTGGTACCAACGAGCAGATCGAGAACGCCGCCGAGATTGCGCTCGAGCACCATCTGGGGATGACCTGCGACCCCGTCGGTGGTCTCGTCCAGGTGCCCTGCATCGAGCGCAACGCACTGGGGGCCGTGAAGGCGGTGACCGCGGCGTCTCTGGCGCTGCGTGGCGACGGCAGCCATTTCGTGCCGCTCGACAGTTGCATCGAGACGATGCGCCAAACCGGTCTAGACATGAGCGAGAAGTACAAGGAGACGAGCAAAGGCGGCCTGGCCGTCAGCATCGTCGAGTGCTGAAGTCCGCACCCGCGCCTGTCCCGATTGCCCGCCTACCTCAGGGATGAGATAACGTTCAGCATGATTAAGACGCTCCTCATCGCCAACCGTGGCGAGATCGCCTGCCGTATCATCAGTACGGCCCGCCGCATGGGGCTCACGACGGTTGCCGTCTACTCGGACGCCGATGCCAATGCCATGCATGCGAGTATGGCGGATATCGCCGTGCCGATCGGCCCGGCGGCGGTCAACGAGAGCTATCTGGTCGCCGAGCGCATCATCGCCGCGGCCCGGGAGGCGGGGGCGGACGCAATCCATCCGGGTTATGGCTTCCTGTCGGAGAACGCCGCGTTTGCCGAGGCGTGCGCCGCCAACGGCATCGTATTCGTCGGCCCGCCGGCATCGGCGATCAAGGCGATGGGGCTGAAGGACGAAGCGAAGGCGTTGATGGACAAGGCCGGGGTACCGGTGGTGCCGGGATTTCACGGTGCGCGTCAGGAGCCGGAGTTCCTGCACGAGAAAGCCTACGAGATCGGCTATCCGGTGCTGATCAAGGCGGTCGCCGGCGGCGGTGGCAAGGGGATGCGGCGCGTCGACAAGGCGATCGAATTCGACGACGCGCTGGCCGGCGCCAAACGTGAAGCCAAGGCGGCGTTTGGTGACGACCGGGTCCTGATAGAGAAGTTCGTCTCCCAGCCGCGCCATATCGAGATGCAGGTCTTCGGCGACAGCCATGGCAACGCCGTGCACCTGTTCGAACGCGACTGCTCGCTGCAGCGCCGTCATCAGAAAGTGATCGAGGAGGCGCCGGCGCCCGGCATGACCGAAGGCCTCCGCGCCAGGATGGGGCAGGCGGCGGTCAAGGCGGCGCTTGCCGTCGGCTATCAGGGCGCTGGCACGATCGAGTTCATCGTCGATGGCTCGAAGCCATTGTCGGACGAGACGCCCTTCTACTTCATGGAGATGAATACCCGCCTGCAGGTGGAGCATCCGGTGACCGAGGAGATCACCGGACAGGATCTGGTCGAATGGCAGATCCGCGTCGCCTCGGGCGAGCCGCTGCCGCTCGCCCAGGAGGAAATAACGATCAACGGCCATGCAGTGGAGGCGCGGCTTTACGCCGAGGACCCGGACAACGGGTTCCTGCCTTCGACCGGCCATCTGCATGTCCTGTCGCTGTTCGAGGGGGAGGGCATCCGCATCGACACCGGCGTCAGCGAAGGCGATGACGTCAGCCCGTTCTACGATCCGATGATCGCCAAGGTGATCGCCCACGGCGAAACCCGCGACGAGGCTCTCGATCTGCTGTCGCAGAGCCTGGATGCGAGCATGGTCGCCGGCCCGCGCACCAATCTCGGCTTCCTTCGGCGTCTGGTGGACGATCCGGACTTTCGCGCGGTTCGCTTCGATACCGGCCTGATCGACCGCAAGCTCGATACGCTCGTCTCGGCCGCGCCGGGAGTGAGAGAGGCGGCAATTGCGCTCGGCACGCTGCGGCTCGTCGATCGCGAGCAGGAGCGCGTCGAGATGGAGCGGCTCAATCGTTCGAACGAGATCTACAGCCCATGGAGCGTCGCCGACGGCTTTCAGCTCGGCGCGGGCCGAATGACGGCCGAGCCGCTGGTCGTCGACGGAGCGCAGGACACCGTTCCTGTCGAATGGGTGGATGGCGAACCGGCCATCCGCGTCTCGCACCCGGACGATGGGGAAGAGGAGATCGAAGCCGATTTGATCGACGCCCCGGACGGCATCTACGTTCTCGTCGATGGTCGTCAGTTTCTCGTCGCCGCACGCGACCCGTTCTCGGTCGATCTGGACGCCGCCGATGGCGACGCCGTCATCAAGGCGCCGATGCACGGCAAGGTGGTCTCCGTTCATGTCGAGGAAGGCCAGGCCGTCGAGCGCGGCCAGAAGCTCGCCGTCATCGAGGCGATGAAGATGGAACACACCCTGACCGCGGGGCGCGCCGGCACGGTCTCCGAAGTCGCCGCCGGTGCCGGCGACCAGGTCGGCGAAGGGCAGAAACTGATCGTCGTTCACGCCGAGGAGTGAGGCCCGAAGAGTGAGGAGCCGGCACCGCGCCGCCGTAGAGAACCGGCGCTCACGGTTTCGGCGGGCCGGTCGTCTGTCTCGCGGGCTGGCCGCGCAAACGCGTGTCGCTATTGCGCGATGATCTCGACTTCGGCGTCGCGACCGGCTTCCACGACGAAATCGCGGCTGTAGAGCTTCTCGTCGTGGCGGGCGACGACGGAATATTCCCCGGCCGCCAGTACATGGGTTGGGAAGGCGCCGTAGCTCTCCTTCACCACGTCGCCGCCCGGCGAGAGAATGCTCCAG containing:
- a CDS encoding NADPH:quinone reductase, whose amino-acid sequence is MKAAYYEENGAAADVLRIGEVETPEPGPGEVRVKIAASGVNPSDVKSRAGTARKIAFDRVIPHSDGAGTIDMVGDGVSPSRLGERVWIWNGQWKRPFGTAAEYIVLPEVMAVRLPDDTGFEVGACLGIPAMTAVHAISLASASPQTTILVSGGAGAVANYVIQFAKARGARVLTTVSSAQKAAMAKEAGADETIDYTREDVGTRVMDLTMQMGVDSIIEMDLTANAGLIPKAIKPKGQVVIYGTGPDATIPAAFCLVNTIRLQFFLVYELDEAERQEAVDEINARLAAGTLVHHLGPEFGLDDIVTAHEAMEAAKIGKIVVRP
- a CDS encoding L-serine ammonia-lyase — encoded protein: MFLSVFELFKIGIGPSSSHTVGPMVAAARFLSLLGKRGADDVARISVSLHGSLAFTGKGHGTDRAVVLGLIGEKPDRVDPDAVDGLLDEVARAKRIAPPGLPSMSFDPQHDIVFDYGDPLPAHSNGMKVFAYAEDGTVLVEETYYSIGGGFVKTAAELDEVGEDESPLTHEAKVPYPFSTAGEMLAMGRDAELSIAEMKRANELSRGSGADLDAGLDRIWSAMLGCMTRGLGSGGQLPGGLRVKRRAADIHAKLEGEAGHNRPFEHTVMDWLSVYAMAVNEENAAGGRVVTAPTNGAAGVLPAVIRYYLDHCPEAKAEGVRTFLLAAAAIGGIIKHNASISGAEVGCQGEVGSASAMAAAGLAAALGGTNEQIENAAEIALEHHLGMTCDPVGGLVQVPCIERNALGAVKAVTAASLALRGDGSHFVPLDSCIETMRQTGLDMSEKYKETSKGGLAVSIVEC
- a CDS encoding biotin carboxylase N-terminal domain-containing protein, coding for MIKTLLIANRGEIACRIISTARRMGLTTVAVYSDADANAMHASMADIAVPIGPAAVNESYLVAERIIAAAREAGADAIHPGYGFLSENAAFAEACAANGIVFVGPPASAIKAMGLKDEAKALMDKAGVPVVPGFHGARQEPEFLHEKAYEIGYPVLIKAVAGGGGKGMRRVDKAIEFDDALAGAKREAKAAFGDDRVLIEKFVSQPRHIEMQVFGDSHGNAVHLFERDCSLQRRHQKVIEEAPAPGMTEGLRARMGQAAVKAALAVGYQGAGTIEFIVDGSKPLSDETPFYFMEMNTRLQVEHPVTEEITGQDLVEWQIRVASGEPLPLAQEEITINGHAVEARLYAEDPDNGFLPSTGHLHVLSLFEGEGIRIDTGVSEGDDVSPFYDPMIAKVIAHGETRDEALDLLSQSLDASMVAGPRTNLGFLRRLVDDPDFRAVRFDTGLIDRKLDTLVSAAPGVREAAIALGTLRLVDREQERVEMERLNRSNEIYSPWSVADGFQLGAGRMTAEPLVVDGAQDTVPVEWVDGEPAIRVSHPDDGEEEIEADLIDAPDGIYVLVDGRQFLVAARDPFSVDLDAADGDAVIKAPMHGKVVSVHVEEGQAVERGQKLAVIEAMKMEHTLTAGRAGTVSEVAAGAGDQVGEGQKLIVVHAEE